A window of the Pseudomonas furukawaii genome harbors these coding sequences:
- a CDS encoding potassium transporter Kup — translation MRSSPLEHQAQPPATAHASSFGLLVAAAGVVYGDIGTSPLYTLKEVFAGHYGVQVNEEGVLGILSLVLWSLLWVVSLKYVMFMLRADNEGEGGVMALTALARRATSAHPRLSATLVLLGLFGTALFYGDSMITPAISVLSAVEGLDVAVPGLSHWVVPITVVLLIGLFVIQKHGTARIGTLFGPVMVIWFSVLGLLGIHGILQRPEVLQAVNPWWAFNFFLAHPGIGITILGAVVLALTGAEALYADMGHFGRKPIARAWFGLVLPGLLLNYFGQGALLLADPGAARNPFYLLAPDWALLPMIGLATLSTIIASQAVISGAFSLSQQAIQLGYIPRMQIQHTSSAAQGQIYIGVVNWALMACVVLLVIGFGSSGALAAAYGVAVTTTMLIDTLLVAAVMLLLWKAPRWLAIPLLLGFLLVDGLFFAANAPKVLQGGAFPVVAGVVLYLLMTTWKRGKQILFERLDETALPLPVFLASIGLQPPHRVDGTAVFLTASPDAVPHALLHNLLHNQVLHRQVVLLTVVTRDTPRLDPSQRFEVTAYEQGFYRVLLNFGFMEEPDVPAALQHCPDKTLDFAPMRTTWFLSRETVIPTRRLGMAPWRERLFAFLHKNANSSMRYFGLPANRVIELGTQVEI, via the coding sequence ATGCGTTCCAGCCCCTTGGAGCATCAGGCTCAGCCCCCCGCCACGGCCCATGCCTCGTCCTTCGGCCTGCTGGTGGCGGCGGCCGGCGTCGTCTACGGCGATATCGGCACCAGTCCGCTCTACACCCTCAAGGAAGTGTTCGCCGGCCACTACGGCGTGCAGGTCAATGAGGAAGGCGTGCTCGGAATCCTCTCCCTGGTGCTCTGGTCGCTGCTCTGGGTGGTCTCGCTCAAGTACGTGATGTTCATGCTGCGGGCCGACAACGAGGGCGAAGGTGGCGTCATGGCGCTCACCGCCCTGGCCCGCCGCGCCACCTCTGCCCATCCCCGCCTCAGCGCCACGCTGGTCCTGCTGGGCCTGTTCGGCACCGCGCTGTTCTACGGCGACAGCATGATCACCCCGGCCATCTCTGTGCTGTCGGCCGTCGAAGGGCTGGATGTCGCCGTGCCCGGCCTGTCCCACTGGGTGGTGCCGATCACCGTGGTGCTGCTGATCGGCCTGTTCGTGATCCAGAAACACGGCACGGCGCGTATCGGCACGCTGTTCGGGCCCGTGATGGTGATCTGGTTCAGCGTCCTGGGCCTGCTGGGCATCCACGGCATCCTGCAGCGACCGGAGGTGCTGCAGGCCGTGAACCCCTGGTGGGCGTTCAACTTCTTCCTGGCCCATCCCGGCATCGGCATCACCATACTCGGGGCCGTGGTCCTGGCCCTGACCGGTGCCGAGGCGCTGTACGCGGACATGGGACACTTCGGCCGCAAGCCCATCGCCCGGGCCTGGTTCGGCCTGGTGCTGCCAGGCCTGCTGCTCAATTACTTCGGCCAGGGCGCCCTGCTGCTCGCCGACCCGGGCGCCGCCCGCAACCCCTTCTACCTGCTGGCCCCGGATTGGGCGCTGCTGCCCATGATCGGCCTGGCCACCCTGTCCACCATCATCGCGTCCCAGGCGGTGATCTCCGGCGCCTTCTCCCTCAGCCAGCAGGCAATCCAGCTGGGCTACATTCCGCGCATGCAGATCCAGCACACCTCCAGTGCGGCCCAGGGGCAGATCTACATCGGCGTGGTGAACTGGGCCCTGATGGCCTGCGTCGTGCTGCTGGTGATCGGCTTCGGCTCGTCGGGCGCCCTGGCGGCGGCCTACGGCGTGGCGGTCACCACCACCATGCTGATCGACACCCTGTTGGTAGCGGCGGTGATGCTGCTGCTCTGGAAGGCCCCGCGCTGGCTGGCCATCCCGCTGCTGCTGGGGTTCCTGCTGGTGGATGGCCTCTTCTTCGCCGCCAACGCGCCCAAGGTCCTGCAGGGCGGCGCCTTCCCGGTGGTCGCCGGCGTCGTGCTGTACCTGCTGATGACCACCTGGAAGCGCGGCAAGCAGATACTCTTCGAGCGGCTGGACGAAACCGCCCTGCCGCTCCCGGTCTTCCTCGCCAGCATCGGCCTGCAGCCGCCCCATCGGGTCGACGGCACCGCCGTGTTCCTCACCGCCAGCCCGGATGCGGTCCCTCACGCGCTGCTGCACAACCTGCTGCACAACCAGGTGCTGCATCGCCAGGTGGTGCTGCTCACCGTGGTCACCCGCGACACGCCACGCCTGGACCCGAGCCAGCGCTTCGAAGTGACGGCCTACGAACAGGGCTTCTACCGTGTCCTGCTGAACTTCGGCTTCATGGAGGAGCCGGACGTCCCCGCCGCCCTGCAACACTGCCCGGACAAGACACTGGACTTCGCCCCCATGCGCACGACCTGGTTCCTCAGCCGGGAAACGGTGATACCGACCCGGCGCCTGGGCATGGCGCCCTGGCGCGAACGCCTGTTCGCCTTCCTCCACAAGAACGCCAACAGCAGCATGCGCTACTTCGGGCTGCCGGCGAACCGGGTCATCGAACTGGGCACCCAGGTAGAGATCTGA